The sequence below is a genomic window from Methanomicrobiales archaeon.
GATTCGGGACGGCTTCGTCGTGCTCCGCAACTTCATCGGGCAGGAGCAGGTGATGCCGCTCATCCGGGGGACTGTCGTCGAGCGCTACCGCTTCGCGGAGGACAACCGCGCCGCCCTGCGGGAGCAGCTCCTGGAAGATGCGGCGAAGAAGGCGGCCGTGCCGCGGGAGACGCCGGCGGGCAGCGTCTCCGTCGACCACTTCTTCACCGTCCGGGGGATCGGCACCGTGGTCCTCGGCGGGGTGGTGGCGGGGGCGATCCGCCGGCACGACACTCTCTCCGTCCTCCCGCTCGAGAAGACCGCCCAGGTCCGATCCATCCAGAAGCATGACGACGAGGCCGAATGGGCGGGGGCCGGAGACCGCGTGGGGCTGGCGCTGAAGAACGTCGGAGTGGAGGACCTCGAGCGGGGGTATGTGCTGACCAGCGACCGCTCCCTCCTCTCGGTCTCCTCGGCCACCGGCACGGCGCATCTGGTGAAGTACTGGAACCGCCCCCTGCGGGAGGGGATGGTGCTCCACCTGGGCCACTGGATGCAGTTCGTCCCGGCCCGCCTGGAGCTGGTGCAGGAGGGGGGGAACCCCCGTTCGCCCGTGCTCACGCTGGCGCTGGAGAAGCCGCTCGTCTGCGCCCCGAAGGACCGCGTCGTGCTCCACCACCTGGAGGGCGGCAAGCTCCGCATCGTCGGGACCATGACCCTCGCCGGGTGGGTGGCGAAGCTGCCATCGGGGCAGCCGGCACAGGCGGTGCGATAGGCTCTGTCAGGTGTCCACGGGATCCCCCGCCCGAGGGCGGGGGCGAGAATCGCAGATTTTTACTCTAGTCGATTCCAACAGTAGTGTATGCGAGATCTGGAGACGGAGATCCTCGAGGTGCTCGAGGAGAATCCCTGTCACGTCTACGAGCTGAAGTACCGGCTGGAGTCGCGGAACATCCAGAAGAGCCACTCCGATCTCTACAAGATCCTGCGGAGCCTGGAGAAGCGGGCCCTTGTCGCCCACACGAGGGCGGCGAGCAGTAAGGGGCCGGAGCGCAAGGTGTACGGCCTGACCGGGGAGGGGAGCCGGGCGCTCGAAGATGCGGTGCGGGGGGGAGTCCTGCTGCTCTACCGCACCTACATCCAGCACCTGGCGGCCCAGGCGGGCGAGCAGATCGCCCTGGAGGTGGAGGCGGGTGCACGCCATGCGGCGCTCGTCCTCTCCCCCTTCGCAGCCTCGCGGAAGGATCCCTGGGTGGCGGCCGCCAGAGGGTGCCTGCAGGGTGCAGAGAGGCTCTACCTGGTGGACAACGGGCAGGGTGCGGACCATCCCGGCTTCCACCGCCTCGCCGGCGATGCCGCGCAGCTCCCGTTCCCCGACGAGAGGCTGGACCTGATCCTGGCCCCCTGGCTATCGGCAACGGATCTCGAGGCGGCGCTCGACGAGATCTCCCGTGTTCTGGATCCGGACGGGACGCTGGTCACCCTGCTCCCGATCGCACGGGAGACGGTGGAGGACTCCCTGCTCGTCGAGTTCCTGGTGCGGGAGATCGGGCGGCGCCACCCCCACTTCGTGCCCCGCTCCCGCCTCGACTTCATCCGCGACCTGGACAGTTTCTTCCACGTGATGATCATCCCCTGCCGGGAGGGATCCCTCTTCATCTGCAGGAAAGAGGAGCCGTGAAGTGCGCAGAGATCTGCCGGGCGCTGCGGGGGGCTGCGGGGAGGCGGGAGCTCGCGGAGATCGTCT
It includes:
- a CDS encoding EF-Tu/IF-2/RF-3 family GTPase, coding for MGNLNVVVLGQNDYARDLGKKGTSTDITFYNLKKGEDSVTFLEPTRYPERFAPLYLAAATAEKAILVVDGLTPLFGEAVLMLDCLGIRDGFVVLRNFIGQEQVMPLIRGTVVERYRFAEDNRAALREQLLEDAAKKAAVPRETPAGSVSVDHFFTVRGIGTVVLGGVVAGAIRRHDTLSVLPLEKTAQVRSIQKHDDEAEWAGAGDRVGLALKNVGVEDLERGYVLTSDRSLLSVSSATGTAHLVKYWNRPLREGMVLHLGHWMQFVPARLELVQEGGNPRSPVLTLALEKPLVCAPKDRVVLHHLEGGKLRIVGTMTLAGWVAKLPSGQPAQAVR
- a CDS encoding helix-turn-helix transcriptional regulator, which gives rise to MRDLETEILEVLEENPCHVYELKYRLESRNIQKSHSDLYKILRSLEKRALVAHTRAASSKGPERKVYGLTGEGSRALEDAVRGGVLLLYRTYIQHLAAQAGEQIALEVEAGARHAALVLSPFAASRKDPWVAAARGCLQGAERLYLVDNGQGADHPGFHRLAGDAAQLPFPDERLDLILAPWLSATDLEAALDEISRVLDPDGTLVTLLPIARETVEDSLLVEFLVREIGRRHPHFVPRSRLDFIRDLDSFFHVMIIPCREGSLFICRKEEP